The sequence below is a genomic window from Cicer arietinum cultivar CDC Frontier isolate Library 1 chromosome 6, Cicar.CDCFrontier_v2.0, whole genome shotgun sequence.
CGTACTCTTCATCCATGGTAAGATTgagattgaaagaaaaaaaaagaagcaagAGAGATTGAAATACAATGAAGAGACAGAGATTAAAGAAAGAGAGAATTTGAGGAGAGAAATAAGGAAGGAATGTGTGTTAtgtttgagagagagagagatttgaAGCTGAACACGTCTTTAGCGCCAAAGTAACGAGACTAACGCTCCCCAAAATAACTCATCTCACAATGCTTACACGTCTCTACTCTTTTTAAGGACcattgttttttataataaataaaaaccaaaattattaCTATCTACTTATTTAAAAGAAAGTAATATTGTACCAAATAACACTGTTAATATTATTACTCAGatataataaacatttttaCCTTTTCTAAAAAGGTAAACTTGcatttatattttctcttttttaaaatagataccggtttaaaaaattaaaagtttttaaatcatcatttttttaacttttggaTTCGTTGTCTAGGAAAAATGAATAGAATTCCATATTATTTTTTGGAAGGGCTTCCATATTTATAGAATTGCATATTAttcctttaaataaataattccatattattttcttatttaactTATAAGAAAAGactttttgtgattttttatttccAAAAAAGAATTTAACTTATGTTATCCATAGCTAAATATAATGGAAACTTCAAATGTAACTATCAGTCACTATtagttttggttgaaaattttctttacaaatttgttgtttttaattaaacatttttttctaaatttaagtTGGAATTTAAAAACATACAAAATGAATATTGAAACTGAAATCCAGATAATATGATCtatcaaactaaaataaatgaattaaattgaaataaatatatacaacAAATGATTTGATAATATACATGtattaaataatgaatattGAAATAGTTTGTTTAAATTGACAATGGGTTGGTATCGAAAATTCAACCTTACGCTAAAGTTTCTTTGGTTCAAGTTTAGAATTTGTATCGGCGTGTTACATATAAATTTTTGGACTTAATTTTTGCTCATCGACCGTACACTTAAGTTTGTTGAACTCAAGTTCAAAATTTTCTCATCAACATGTTATATATAAGTTTTATTGTAAATCATCGTTGAACTTTGTAGTTTTCTTTAAGTATAACTGTctgatttaaatttaagtttgaCCTTCGCTTAAATTTGTTGGACTCAAGTTCAAAATTCTCTggtcaatattttatatataaattttattgtaaattattgttGAAGTTTGTAGTTTTCTTTATGTATATCTTCTTGATTTGaattttatgtaataaaaaTGAATAGTGTGTTTGAACTTCTTGAAGAGGTGAAGTAATATGAGACTAATATGCCTTGAACCAATATGAGGCCCAATTTCATCCCCGACTCATCTAACTCTCaatttttttgactttttaCCGAATTATAATTTCTGATAGTGTAAAATACACTACCAAATTGTGGATGATGGAAAACAAAATCAGAAAAGGGATGAACATTCACTTTCATCCCCTTTGGTTGAGCCTTTTGGATCATATTAGAACAGCTATCTTCAACTTCTTTAATTTCCGGAAATTTTTGTAACTTATTTTCTAttccaaaaatttcaaagaatTGGAGAGAAAATGTCAGGAATATTTGACGGTAATGGGAGCAAAATggaatttaaataaattgttggGGGTACGAGGATTGAGAACCAACGGTAGGGGTATAGAATAAAATTTTCCACAATGTATATTCTTTTAGACCACTTTTGTGagcttatatataatatagatGAAATTTAGTTATTTCGCGAGTTGAAATTTGATCTCGTACTGATAAGATGAAACTCTACTATGATAATCAAGTTTCTCTTCACATCGTGTCAAACATAGAAATTAATTGTCACTTTATCCAATAAAAACTTCGCTATAAGGAAATGGCCATTGAATTTGTAAGCTCTTGTGATCAGCTTACATACAGGTATTCTCAAAGTTTCTCTGAGCTCCTCAAATTCCGTTTTAACAAGTTTGGTACATATTACATGCACTAACTTAAggggatttttttaaaaactatatccTATTCAGAGAGAATATAATccattcaattttatatttttttttctgtatAATTGATATATAGTTTGTTTCCTTATTTATGTAGTTTCCAATATTAAATTATGAATCTTGTGTATAcataatatataattgattgtGCAAAGGGATTCCTGAGCAGATCTACAACCGAATGAATTCAAATTGAGTCAATAATACAACAGTTTCAACTTTCACCTTCACAGAAGCACATGCAATGGTGCATTCTGCACAGTGCCTCATTAAACAATGCTATTCATATATTACAATTACATGTGCACCAATTGCTAATAGAACTAAGGTAGCATTGAAAAAAAGTAACTTTTCACTTATGACTTATCATGGTTTTATGGAATACAATAATAAATTGAAGAGAGCAAGAGAGACGGGTTTCTGGTCCTTAGCTTCCTAGCTTGAAAGCATCTACAAAGAGGCCCAAACATATGCCTGCTTTCCAGTAGTTCACCATCACTAGAAAAGATTGCAACCTCCCAGTCCTCATAGTAGGTGGTTTTTTATATATTAGCATACCAATCCCCTCAATTGCAGCCACTACAACACCAGCAACCAGAACATCCCAATCACCTGTTTGACCAAGGATTGTGGCTAGTGCATTTGCCGTGTAGAAACCCAAAAGTAGCAGGAATATTTTCATAGGGAAGTTCTTTCTAGCTGAATTCAGCTTTTCTAGAAGTTGTCTTCCACCTGCACTCAGTATCCTACCTAATCGAGTGCCGCCAAAGCTGGAACCGGAATCATTGAAGCTTTGTTGCTCACCATTACCAGACACTCCGCCTGTGTTTGTGTTCAAGGCCAAAACTACTTTCCACCCAGCTTTTCTTCCCAGGAAACTGAACCAACGTATCGAAAACCATTAAACCAAATGTTATTGCGTGATTATATTTATGGTATGGAAAAACCATTTTTTAGCTTGGTAGTAGGGTAAGAAATACTAAAAATCCTATCAATTAAAACAATGCCATCAATTAGACTTATGACATTCTTGTTTTAGCAGCTCTCATCATTTGACCAACTCTTTTAACAAGCCATTTAAATTCTAAATCCTTTTAACTGCTCAGAGTTCTTTCCTAATCTTCCTCTCTACCTCTAATTATTAAACTATCCTTCATTTGATCAACTCTTTTAACAGGGCTTCTACCATCTACCCCTCAAAGGATTATATAACgcaaataattattatataacaaaaaagtCACCTTGATTTTGAAGCGAGGGAAAAAAGCAAATGTTAAAAGTTCAATTACCGGCTCTGAGAAAAAGGTAAAGACTTCATGCCAACATTTGGAGTTAGTCTGCCAAAACTTGGCTCACAACAGTTGGGGATTCTATAATTTGCAAGGGCTACAAATGATCTTTTGGAGCTTTCGTTCTCTGTAATTGATAGTCTCCACTGCAGATTCAAAGATCCCATTTGACAAGCCATGTATTCTGAACAGTAATCTTTAACCAATTgtacaagtcttcaatttgttTATAGTGTTATCCGGCTCCTAATCTGCATAAGTTCTAAGTCTTTAAAAGCTAATGAAGAGTTTAACTGAATGCGTCATTCACTAATGACTAAACTACAAATCAACATgagtaaaattttaaactagaatATACTGGGTGCATTTTATTGCATAATGTAAAAGGGGGTTGTAATTGCCAGTCAACAACAAACAAAGCCATGTCCGGTCTGCATCTTTGAATTGATCGCAAATTACATAAGAaacatgatatattttattattctatatAATGCAAAATCAGTACATTAGCATTATATTCTCTTTAATGGACTGTCTGAACTCTTCACCGTAGAAAACTTTAGTGGTATTGTATAATTCATGTAACCAATCTCACCTAGCGGAAAAATGCTTTGACTGTTGTTATTGTAATAGTATTCATAAAAGTTACCAATTTGCATAGTAGTCTAGTACATGACACGAACCAaatagagaaaacaaaaatgaaataaagtCAAAGTAAATGACTTGTATATcatcctaatttttttataaaaaaaaaaattgtgtcttCTACAAAGCCACTTGagataattaaaaattgatagatCTTTTAAACTAGTTTCAAACAAGTCCTATAATAACTATCATAATTTACTTTACCTTAACAGCTGCCAAATTTGGGGGAATAACTTTTCTAGGTTTCTATACTTCAAAAGTTTATGGCCGGCCACCTAGCTAGGGAACTGTATTGTGATTTGTGAAAGTCTTAGATTAGTAGTAATGTACTATGACTAGGGGATTATAAGGAATCATGTTTATAGGTGGTAAGGTTTTAATTTGCTATATCAATTTGCAGCTGGATGCTACAATGGAGCACCACCTCTATAGGTGGTGCACGTAGACCGGTGCTTAAAAGCTACTCGAAACACTAACGAAGATCGACGGCATTCATTGGAAGTATAAGTTATCGGTTTTCTTGATTTTTACGGCTGAGACAATAATTTGATCAACGTCAGTTCGataaaataaggaaaaatgAATGCATTCCTTAAAACTCAAGTCGTCTCAAATCGACACTAACCAAATCACCGTCTTAGCTATAAAGACAGGGAGAGTCCTTAAATACACTTACGAATAATGTTATTGATCATTAGAATTTTGGATGACTTTTAAACACTAGTCTAGAATTAATGTTCTAAACTTCTGATTACTAAAATTTCTAAACTTAGTTATGGCTAGGCCACAAAGTCCAGCACTATAGCTAGAATCTAGATAATCTTATGAAAACAGTTTCGAGATAAGCCAAAAAACAGCGAACACAACACAAGCAGTTCACGAGACGCTGTTGTAGAGCGATTACAAACgcaattatttatttgaaaacataaTTATCACATAAGAGCTTTTAGAAACTAATAAATTGAAAATCTTAATGAGGCAACACGTTGAAAAAATTATGGCCTAATCGAGAATTTGTAGAATGCTACTAAAATTCAAAGCGCTTATTACATGTAATGATGGAACCAAATTTAGGGGCATTGAAAACAAATATTCTGAAGAAGTGAGAGAATGATACCTATGTCTTGGTCAAAAGAAGACGATTAAAACCGGTGACCGGAAACGGAAACGGAAAAAGGAAGAAGACCATAGCCTGCGGATGATCCCTATTGTATCGCCTGTGATGATACCGTCTATTCGGATCGGCCCAGTTTCCTTCGAACCGGTCAGATTGGGTCGGGTAAACTCTAAATTAACTATTTAGTTTATGAAAATcgtttagtttttctttttcttatatttatggaaatgatatttttttcctttttactatgacaaaattatttttttgttatatatttccctggaaaaaatattatgtctctaacatataatttttcttttttctttattttggtTATGACgtaattatttaatgttattcgTAGGTGTATTATATTTgaagtttaaaaagaaattacttTATAGCAAACATAATGACGCATTATAGAAGAGGgaagtttattttctttataatttaaaattttcttaaacTCAGATAACGCCACAAAGTAATAGGGGACAATTCGTAGATATATTAGTgctttaataatttattcaaattatttttatattattataatatgttaaaaattaaaaatactttaattatgaatatatttttattattatttataaaatcacttTCTCATATATTTcttacaatattataaaatattttttataattaaaagatCACATTAACACGTGTTATAAGGCACATATTGataatatcaaaaatataatttttttattaaaaaataatatttaaacttttaaataatttaaaacacatattctaatataaattttttttatatttaaacaaTTAACACGTGTCTTCAAATCAATttgtttgaattataaaaagaaaaataaaaatgtaatttattgaaaaataaattagtttgagACATTTTGTGTTTTAgggattaaattattttttaattattaacaaatatttaattatcgtttttcttttttacaaggattcaaataaagaataaattgtcttaattttattttgtaagttactaaattttatttttatttttcacataccaacaaaaattaaaattgattttcacttttttttttatttgaaatatttattcttttttttattctagataagataatataattatcaccgatctaataatattaatatttttcagtCGAActaatacttaaaaatatttaagatatttattCTATTAAATGATAAAAGGATCAAAAGTGAATTAATTATGTTGCAATCtcgtaatttttaattttttattgaaaattatttttgaacatctatctattttatatataatttataatttaagagaaaaataaataaagagatgaTGTGATGCAAAAATAGATATAGAGAAAATGAAGtcttaaaaagaaataaaaaaatttgggtccacaaaatatcatttatgttttgtttttattgggTGCATCGCAAGAAACTAAGAACCAACGATACATGATCCAAGTATTGAGAGAAAAATGGAGGATGTGGAGAAGGTGAAGGCGGAGGCAGTGCAAATGATGGGAGTGTTTCACGTACTACCTAGGCTCGTAGTTTTCGATCTCGATTATACTCTTTGGCCTTTCTACTGGTAGGTACATCCTTCTACTAGTAGTACTATATCTTCTTTCTCCTTTTAATACTATTCTCAACTACTTTCAGTGAGTGTCGCTCTAAGCGTGACACACCTTCTCTCTACCCCCACTCCAGAGGCATCTTGAGCGCACTCAGAGATAAGGGAATTGATGCTGCCATTGCTTCTAAATCACCAACCCCCGACATAGCAACCGTTTTTCTTCAGAAGCTCCGTATCACCTCAATGTTTGTTGCCCGGTTTACtcaattacattttattaaccatcaaattatcaaaattaaggTGTATTATATCACTTTTTAGTTAAGTGTTGCTATAATTTCAGTTTTCACTTGTTAGTGTTAGGccatatttaaatgtttttttttattgttcagGAAATATTTTACACCTGGACACCCAAAACAGAACATTTTCAGAAAATTCATTCAAGGACCGGGGTTCCCTATAAC
It includes:
- the LOC101510615 gene encoding ycf20-like protein — translated: MACQMGSLNLQWRLSITENESSKRSFVALANYRIPNCCEPSFGRLTPNVGMKSLPFSQSRFLGRKAGWKVVLALNTNTGGVSGNGEQQSFNDSGSSFGGTRLGRILSAGGRQLLEKLNSARKNFPMKIFLLLLGFYTANALATILGQTGDWDVLVAGVVVAAIEGIGMLIYKKPPTMRTGRLQSFLVMVNYWKAGICLGLFVDAFKLGS
- the LOC101510944 gene encoding uncharacterized protein, with protein sequence MEDVEKVKAEAVQMMGVFHVLPRLVVFDLDYTLWPFYCECRSKRDTPSLYPHSRGILSALRDKGIDAAIASKSPTPDIATVFLQKLRITSMFVARFTQLHFINHQIIKIKEIFYTWTPKTEHFQKIHSRTGVPYNSMLFFDDDNNNIKGVSKLGVTSILVNNGVNLGAFREGLTKFSQNKQKKRK